A DNA window from Brassica napus cultivar Da-Ae chromosome C1, Da-Ae, whole genome shotgun sequence contains the following coding sequences:
- the LOC106369557 gene encoding protein IQ-DOMAIN 10-like, translating to MGSGWLLRSLICFKAEKHTKSNQSNVHSETLNRVKPVESSSASTTLTVEIAAIRIQKAFRAYKARKRLCSLKSARRFNALVQGHTVRNQTSIALNVMHSWCDIQSQIRARRMYMVTQGRLQNKRLENRLKLEIKLHEIEVEWCGGSETMEEILARIQHREEATVKRERAMAYAFSHQWRANATQYLGQASFNLDKENWGWSWKERWIAARPWEIRAQCQVTKPARKPEKLSPPNVATKKISAKPGLPNTKEAAKSRKPG from the exons ATGGGATCTGGATGGTTGCTCCGGTCTCTCATATGTTTCAAAGCAGAAAAACATACAAAATCAAACCAAAGCAAC gtACATTCTGAAACACTAAACCGTGTCAAACCGGTCGAATCAAGCTCAGCGTCCACTACACTTACCGTAGAGATCGCTGCTATTCGAATTCAAAAGGCTTTTAGAGCATACAAGGCAAGAAAAAGACTATGCAGCTTGAAGAGCGCAAGGAGATTTAACGCATTGGTCCAAGGCCATACAGTGAGGAACCAAACTTCGATTGCACTCAATGTGATGCATTCTTGGTGCGATATACAGAGTCAGATCAGAGCACGGCGTATGTATATGGTGACACAAGGTAGACTCCAGAACAAAAGACTGGAGAATCGGTTGAAGCTGGAGATCAAGCTTCACGAGATAGAAGTTGAATGGTGTGGAGGATCTGAAACAATGGAGGAGATTCTCGCTAGGATACAACACAGAGAAGAAGCTACAGTGAAGCGTGAACGTGCAATGGCTTACGCTTTTTCTCACCAG TGGAGGGCTAATGCTACACAGTATCTAGGTCAAGCTTCGTTTAATCTTGACAAAGAAAACTGGGGATGGAGTTGGAAAGAACGGTGGATAGCAGCTAGACCTTGGGAGATTAGGGCTCAATGCCAAGTCACTAAACCGGCTAGAAAACCAGAAAAATTATCACCACCCAATGTGGCAACAAAGAAAATATCCGCTAAACCGGGTTTACCAAACACAAAGGAAGCTGCAAAATCCAGAAAGCCCGGATGA
- the LOC106369549 gene encoding uncharacterized protein LOC106369549 has product MNKNTRIDIPSSSSPSLASADGELHEDDIFAIDITHSPRPSPTQQQHPPARHLQRSKSSLKNVEASGILAALPEPSGGNSYLNHVFHHKPASVLSTSVSSTASSSSSSGGGGASARTIPAAPKPPQERLPFTSSFMNGGKFPQSAPVKVPSAMMNRHKKEFKLTDVVDVDDDEEGEMLPPHEMVARSLAQSSLLSCSVLEGAGRTLKGRDLRQVRNAVFRRTGFID; this is encoded by the coding sequence atgaacaaaaacacACGGATCGATATCCCCTCTTCGTCTTCACCATCCTTAGCTTCCGCAGACGGTGAGCTCCACGAAGACGACATCTTCGCAATCGACATAACTCACTCGCCTCGTCCTTCTCCGACGCAGCAACAACACCCACCTGCTCGTCACCTTCAAAGAAGCAAAAGCAGTTTGAAAAACGTGGAAGCTTCCGGTATCCTCGCTGCTCTCCCCGAGCCTTCAGGAGGAAACAGTTACCTCAACCACGTCTTTCACCACAAACCCGCCTCTGTTCTCTCCACTTCAGTCTCCtccacagcttcttcatcgtcttcttcaGGCGGTGGCGGTGCTTCCGCTCGTACCATCCCCGCCGCTCCTAAACCGCCTCAAGAGCGGCTTCCGTTTACGTCTTCTTTTATGAACGGAGGAAAGTTTCCTCAGTCGGCTCCGGTTAAAGTTCCGTCGGCGATGATGAATCGTCATAAAAAGGAGTTTAAGTTGACTGATGTGGtggatgttgatgatgatgaagaaggggAGATGCTTCCGCCTCACGAGATGGTAGCTCGTTCTTTGGCTCAGTCTTCGTTGCTGTCTTGCTCGGTGCTTGAAGGAGCAGGAAGAACACTTAAAGGGAGAGATCTCCGGCAGGTAAGGAATGCTGTTTTCAGAAGAACCGGTTTTATTGATtga
- the LOC106349336 gene encoding transcription factor TCP4-like — MADDHDEAHHFLHPQPPPPSSMRHGAASDEIVEVQGGHIVRSTGKKDRHSKVCTAKGPRDRRVRLSAHTAIQFYDVQDRLGFDRPSKAVDWLIRKSQTSIDELAQLPPWSPADAIRKAAANAKPRRTAAKTKISPSPPPPQREQLQFGGARSGGFNGVAELPSFLPPSMDSESFFPVVGSSTEAPPSQDLRLSLHSFPDGPPSLHHHHHHSAPEPVLFYGQSNPFGYDTSTGGWEQQSIQRLVACNGGGATDTGNGGGGFLFAPPPNASATSFQPVLGQSQLCSQRGPLQSSYTPMIRAWFDSHHHQSISTEDLSHHIPPPVFASGEFSSGFRVPARFQGQEDEQHDGLTNKPSSASSISRD, encoded by the coding sequence ATGGCAGACGACCACGACGAAGCTCACCACTTCCTCCACCCTCAACCCCCGCCGCCTTCTTCAATGAGGCACGGCGCTGCGTCAGACGAGATAGTGGAGGTTCAAGGAGGTCACATTGTGCGGTCGACGGGGAAAAAAGACCGGCACAGCAAAGTCTGCACGGCCAAAGGGCCACGTGACCGGCGCGTGAGGCTATCGGCTCACACGGCGATTCAGTTCTACGACGTTCAAGACCGCCTTGGCTTCGACCGTCCGAGCAAAGCCGTTGACTGGCTTATCAGAAAGTCTCAGACTTCCATCGACGAGCTCGCTCAGCTTCCTCCGTGGAGTCCCGCCGATGCTATTCGCAAAGCCGCCGCAAACGCTAAACCGAGAAGAACCgccgccaaaaccaaaatctcgccgtcgccgccgccgccgcaaCGGGAACAGCTTCAGTTTGGGGGTGCACGGTCCGGTGGATTCAACGGAGTGGCGGAGCTTCCGAGTTTTCTTCCTCCGTCGATGGATTCAGAGTCGTTTTTCCCGGTGGTTGGCTCCTCGACGGAAGCTCCTCCGAGTCAAGATCTCCGTCTCTCGCTGCACTCGTTCCCGGATGGTCCACCGTCgcttcaccaccaccaccaccactcagCTCCCGAGCCTGTTCTGTTCTACGGACAGAGCAATCCGTTTGGGTACGATACATCGACGGGTGGCTGGGAGCAACAGTCGATTCAGAGACTGGTGGCTTGTAACGGCGGCGGAGCAACCGATACAGGAAACGGAGGAGGAGGGTTTCTCTTTGCTCCACCTCCTAATGCTTCAGCGACGTCGTTTCAGCCGGTACTTGGCCAAAGTCAGCTTTGTTCTCAGAGGGGTCCCCTTCAGTCCAGTTACACGCCCATGATCCGTGCTTGGTTTGATTCTCATCACCATCAATCCATCTCCACCGAGGATCTCAGCCATCATATTCCTCCGCCGGTATTTGCCTCAGGTGAATTCTCTTCCGGTTTTCGCGTACCAGCACGGTTTCAGGGCCAAGAGGATGAGCAGCACGACGGTCTAACCAACAAACCGTCATCTGCTTCCTCCATTTCTCGCGATTGA
- the LOC111201800 gene encoding uncharacterized protein LOC111201800, with amino-acid sequence MFGNNAGDGYEQQGNRYHDMVTDALHEAVIPDSIREEPNIDAQRFYNMLDAANEPIYEGCREGLSRLSLASRMMIIKSDHNLNEKCMYLWAEIINEYLPEGNLAADNFYEIQKLVAGLGLPSEMIDVCVDNCMIYWKDDEILTECRFCQKPRYQETTGRNHVPYKRMWYLPITDRLKRLYHSERTAASMRWHAQHSVKDGEITHPSDAKMDLVHLVSGRQYSLWPVILTPYNLPPEMCMQREFLFLSIPVPGPKHPKRALDVFLQPLTHELKLLWHYGVQTWDYLQQHNFNMRVVLMWTISDFPAYEMLSGWTTHGRLSCPYCMDRTDAFQLKNGRKSCWFDCHRRFPPPHHTYRKNKKLFRKNKVVHVPPPVMQSGASLLEQIDYYGAKETWEE; translated from the exons ATGTTTGGAAATAATGCGGGAGATGGGTATGAGCAACAGGGAAATAGGTATCATGATATGGTTACAGATGCATTGCATGAAGCTGTTATTCCTGATAGTATTAGggaagaacctaacatagacGCACAACGGTTTTATAATATGTTAGACGCTGCCAATGAACCCATCTACGAAGGATGTAGAGAAGGGCTTTCTAGATTATCACTAGCATCTAGGATGATGATCATTAAAAGTGATCATAATCTAAATGAGAAGTGCATGTATTTGTGGGCTGAAATCATTAATGAGTATTTACCAGAAGGTAATCTTGCTGCTGATAATTTCTATGAAATTCAGAAGCTAGTTGCGGGTCTTGGTCTACCATCTGAAATGATTGATGTATGcgttgacaactgcatgatttactgGAAAGATGATGAAATACTGACGGAATGTCGATTTTGTCAAAAGCCAAGATATCAAGAAACCACAGGAAGGAATCATGTGCCATACAAACGTATGTGGTACTTACCGATCACAGATAGATTGAAGCGTTTATACCACTCAGAAAGGACAGCCGCAtcgatgagatggcatgcccaACATTCGGTGAAAGATGGCGAGATTACTCATCCCTCAGATGCGAAG atggatttagtccatttggtaTCTGGAAGGCAATACTCTTTATGGCCTGTCATCTTGACACCATACAATCTCCctccggagatgtgcatgcaaagaGAATTTTTGTTCTTGAGTATTCCAGTGCCTGGTCCAAAACATCCAAAGAGAGCACTTGATGTTTTTTTGCAACCTTTGACCCATGAGCTGAAACTGTTGTGGCATTATGGCGTGCAGACATGGGATTACTTGCAGCAACATAACTTTAATATGCGTGTAGTGCTTATGTGGACCATTAGTGACTTCCCCGCATATGAAATGTTATCGGGTTGGAccacacatggaagattatcatgtccatattgtatGGATAGGACAGATGCTTTTCAGCTGAAAAATGGGAGGAAGtcatgttggtttgattgtcaccgtagGTTTCCTCCGCCGCATCATACATATCGTAAGaacaagaaattgtttaggAAAAACAAGGTAGTGCATGTTCCTCCCCCAGTAATGCAATCAGGAGCATCTTTGTTAGAGCAGATTGATTATTACGGTGCTAAGGAGACAT GGGAAGAGTAA